In a genomic window of Helianthus annuus cultivar XRQ/B chromosome 10, HanXRQr2.0-SUNRISE, whole genome shotgun sequence:
- the LOC110881415 gene encoding probable receptor-like protein kinase At5g59700, whose translation MDSVMKEFEHLKIQLEELRKATDNFGSKVIGAGGFGKVYEGEVVHSKGRSMVAIKRLNREFGQGDPEFLKEIMMLSRYAHKNLISLLGYCDEDGEKILVYEHASNGSLDRHLSSTALSWTQRLKICLDVARGIAYLHDDKGTQQRVLHRDIKSANILLDDKWNAKLSDMRLSKIGPANQQYTALFTNVIVFSIYQRSVSQKY comes from the exons ATGGACTCTGTCATGAAAGAGTTCGAACACCTTAAAATCCAGCTGGAAGAGTTAAGAAAAGCCACCGATAATTTTGGTAGCAAAGTTATAGGAGCCGGTGGATTTGGGAAGGTATATGAAGGAGAAGTGGTACACTCTAAGGGCCGAAGCATGGTTGCTATAAAGCGTTTGAATCGTGAATTTGGGCAAGGAGACCCTGAGTTCTTGAAGGAGATAATGATGCTTTCCCGATACGCACATAAGAATCTCATCTCACTCCTCGGATATTGTGACGAGGATGGTGAGAAGATCCTTGTGTACGAGCATGCATCTAATGGAAGCCTCGATCGCCATTTAAGCTCCACTGCTCTAAGTTGGACACAACGTCTCAAAATATGCCTTGATGTTGCAAGGGGCATAGCCTACCTTCATGATGATAAAGGCACACAACAAAGAGTTCTCCATAGAGATATAAAAAGTGCCAACATCCTACTTGATGACAAGTGGAATGCTAAACTTTCAGACATGAGACTTTCAAAAATAGGACCTGCTAACCAGCAATACACGGCTCTTTTCACCAATGTT ATTGTGTTTTCAATATACCAACGGTCGGTCAGTCAGAAATACTAG